The Paenibacillus wynnii DNA window CCATTAAGTAGAACGCATAGTAACTACCGATAGAAGCTCCGTACCAAGATCGAACGAATACCAGAAAAACAAGAATGATCGTTGCATTCAAAATACTTTTGCTACGGGCGGGATCGATTTTACGGACAGATGATTTCTTGCGGAAGGTATAACCGTCTTTAAGCATATCTCGGTACCAGCGGGCTACGTAAGTCTGAACCGCTACCCCGGCTGCTGCGACTATGGTGAAACTTAACGCTCCCATTTGCCCGAAGGGGATGAATATCCACTTAGTCAGCATCGGCCCCAATGATTGACCTGCATTTCCACCTACCTGAAATATGGATTGAGACAGTCCCTTGCGCAGACCGGCAGCCATGTGAGCGACACGCATGCCTTCCGGATGAAATGTAGCCGAACCCACTCCAATGAGCATTACAGAGATTAGGACGAGTGTATAATTGCCGGCATAAGCTAAAAGCATTACTCCCGCGAACGTGCAGCACATTCCTAACGGAAGCAGAATCGGTCGAGGCTTGCGGTCTGCGGCATACCCAATAACAGGTTGGATCACGGATGATGTCATATTAAGGGCGAAGGAGATCCAGCCTACTTGAGCGAAGGATAGCAGCATGTTTTCTTTTAGAATCGGGAAGATCGCCGGAATGACAGCTTGAATGGAATCATTGAATAAATGAACAAAGCTAACGGCCAGTAAAATACGGTATATCGTTGCCTGCTGCAAATTACGGGACTCTGTATCCTCAACCCCTTTCGGGGAAGCAATGGGTGTTGAGTTATTTTTCATTTTAGCTCCTTCTCGTACTATATAATGAGTCTATGAATGTATGAACTTTCAATAACCCTATTTTAGCCACTTGTGATGCATTATGGAAACCTAAATGTATAGTTATTATGGAAACTGGGTCGGTAAGATTTATTTATCAAAAAAGGGTTGCAAAGATTCAATCCGCATGGTATATTATTTCTTGTGCTTATGAGGCATCGTTGATGTGAAGCAAACGCGATGAAGAAATAAGTTGACGAAATACAATGAAATATGTTATACTATGATTCCTGTGCATGAGAGAAATAACTCGATTGCAGAGACAAGTTCTTTGAAAACTGAACAAATGGAACGCGTTAATTTTTAATAGATTCATTTAATGAATCGTCAGTTTCAAAATGAGCAATCGCTCTTTCTAAATACAATTTGGAGAGTTTGATCCTGGCTCAGGACGAACGCTGGCGGCATGCCTAATACATGCAAGTCGAGCGGAGTGATTTTGAAAGCTTGCTTTCAAAATCATTTAGCGGCGGACGGGTGAGTAACACGTAGGCAACCTGCCCCTTAGACTGGGATAACTACCGGAAACGGTAGCTAATACCGGATAATTTCTTTCCTCACCTGAGGAGAGAATGAAAGACGGAGTAATCTGTCACTGAGGGATGGGCCTGCGGCGCATTAGCTAGTTGGTGAGGTAACGGCTCACCAAGGCGACGATGCGTAGCCGACCTGAGAGGGTGAACGGCCACACTGGGACTGAGACACGGCCCAGACTCCTACGGGAGGCAGCAGTAGGGAATCTTCCGCAATGGGCGAAAGCCTGACGGAGCAATGCCGCGTGAGTGATGAAGGTTTTCGGATCGTAAAGCTCTGTTGCCAGGGAAGAACGTCCGGTAGAGTAACTGCTATCGGAGTGACGGTACCTGAGAAGAAAGCCCCGGCTAACTACGTGCCAGCAGCCGCGGTAATACGTAGGGGGCAAGCGTTGTCCGGAATTATTGGGCGTAAAGC harbors:
- a CDS encoding MFS transporter, which produces MKNNSTPIASPKGVEDTESRNLQQATIYRILLAVSFVHLFNDSIQAVIPAIFPILKENMLLSFAQVGWISFALNMTSSVIQPVIGYAADRKPRPILLPLGMCCTFAGVMLLAYAGNYTLVLISVMLIGVGSATFHPEGMRVAHMAAGLRKGLSQSIFQVGGNAGQSLGPMLTKWIFIPFGQMGALSFTIVAAAGVAVQTYVARWYRDMLKDGYTFRKKSSVRKIDPARSKSILNATIILVFLVFVRSWYGASIGSYYAFYLMDNYKMSLDNAQVYIFMYLAAGAVGTFFGGPLADRFGRRNLILMSMVGTVPFALVLPFVNQFWAGVLLLIGGFVLLSSFSVTVIYAQMLYPGNIGTISGLITGLAFGLGGIGSLVIGNLIDYIGITKVFVACGFLPLLGLLALLLPDDDKLEEWAAD